From the genome of Rhizobacter sp. AJA081-3:
CCGTATTCGGCACAGCGGTGCAGCGTCGGGATCACCTTGCCCGGGTTGAGCAGTTCCTTCGGATCGAAGGCCCGCTTGAGCGAGAGCATCTGCTCGCGCTCGGCCGGCGCGAACTGCACGCACATCGAGCTGAGCTTCTCGACGCCCACGCCGTGCTCGCCGGTCACCGTGCCGCCCATGCGCACGCTGGTCTCCAGGATGTCGGCGCCGAACAGCTCGCAGCGGTGCATCTGGTCGGGGTCGTTGGCATCGAACAGGATCAGCGGGTGCAGGTTGCCGTCGCCGGCGTGGAACACGTTGGCGCAGCGCAGCTGGTACTTCTTCTCCATCTCCTGGATGGCCAGCAGGATGTCGGCCAGGCGCTTGCGCGGGATGGTCGAGTCCATGCACATGTAGTCGGGGCTGATGCGGCCCGAGGCCGGGAAGGCGTTCTTGCGCCCGCTCCAGAAGCGCAGCCGCTGCGCCTCGTCCTCGCTGACCGAGATGGCGGTGGCGCCGCAGCGCTGCAGCACCTCGACCATGCGGCCGATCTCTTCGTCCACCTCTTCGGGCGTGCCGTCGCTCTCGCACAGCAGGATGGCCTCGGCGTCGAGGTCGTAGCCGGCGTGCACGTAATCCTCGACGGCCGCGGTCATCGGCTTGTCCATCATCTCCAGCCCCGCCGGGATGATGCCGGCGGCGATCACGCTGGCCACCGCGTCGCCGGCCTTTCGCATGTCGTCGAAGCTGGCCATGATGCAGCGCGCCAGCAGCGGCTTGGGCACCAGCTTCACCGTCACCTCGGTGGTCACGGCGAGCATGCCCTCGCTGCCCACCAGCACGCCCATCAGGTCCAGCCCGGCGGCGTCGAGCGCCTCGGAGCCGAACTCGACCGCCTCGCCCTCGACGGTGAAACCGCGCACGCGCAGCACGTTGTGCAGCGTCAGGCCGTATTTCAGGCAGTGCACGCCGCCGGAGTTCTCGGCCACGTTGCCACCGATGGTGCAGGCGATCTGGCTCGACGGATCGGGCGCGTAGTACAGGCCCAGCGGTGCGACCGCTTCGCTGATGGCGAGGTTGCGCACGCCGCACTGCACGCGCGCCGTGCGCGAGGCGCGGTCGATCGAGACGATCTTGTTGAACTTGGCCAGGCTCATCGTCACGCCCAGCTTGTGTGGCAGTGCGCCACCCGAGAGCCCGGTGCCGGCGCCGCGCGCCACCACCGGCACGTTCAGGCGGTGGCAGGTGCGCAGCACGGCAGCGACCTGCTCCTCGGTCTCGGGCAGCGCCACGGCCAGCGGCTGCGCGCGGTAGGCCGTCAGGCCGTCGCACTCGTAGGGGACGGTGTCCTCGCTGTGCCACAGCAGCGCATGCGAAGGCAGCACGGCCGAGAGTTCACCCACCACCTCGGCGCGGCGTGTCTTGCGGTCGGCCGACGCGCCCAGCGTGGAGGGCGTACCGGTCTCGAAGCTCGAAGGGCATTCGGCAGCTCTCGTTGCGTTTCACAATGGTCAAACGCGCACAGCCAACGCCCCCCCCCCCCCCACACCCACCACAACCCACACACCATCAGCGTGAACGGCCAGACGCACGCCTGCAGCGTCACGTACAGGCCGACCAGGCAAACCAGCGCGATCGAATGGAAACACGTAGCGCAGGATGTCGCCTTCGTGGTTGAACCAGCGCGTGGCGGTGGAGCCACGACGATCGACTGCGCGTCGTCATCTTGCCCATCACCGCCGAGCATTCGCCGCGCCCATCAGGTTCAGGCCGAGCTGCTCGGCCACCCCATCTGCATGCCGCCGAAGAGCACGTGCTGCCCGTGTCCGGCAGTCAGGGCCACGCCCAGCCAGCCCATCAGGGTGCCGAAGAAGGGATAGAACACGCCGGTGTTGGCGAAGGCCAGGCCGAGCGTGGTGTCGGTGCCCGAGTAGCGCGTCAGCGTGCCCAGCGCGAGCATCAGCACGATGGTCAGCAGCGAATAGCGCACCAGCCAGATCGTGCGCACGAAGGTGCTCACGAGCTGCAGCGGGATGTGCTTCATCACCAGCCCGCCGACGATGGCCGACAGCAGGATGCCCGTGCCGGTGGCCGACAGCAGGTTGAGCACGTACACCGCGGCCTCCTTGTGCGGCGCCTTCACCACCGGCGGCATCTTCTCGATCGGGTTGTGCAGCCCGCCGATCGGGAGAGGCCGGCGCTGGCGTCACTGCGCGAGCCGGAGCCTTGACCGGCGAAGCAGAACCCCAGATGAAAACGAACTTGCACGGTGAGGGATGGCCCACGGCGTCCAGGCGCGAGGATCACGTCGGCGCGCGGGTTAGCTCCGTCGGTGCCGAAATGTCATCGCATGGCCTTCGCCGCCGTCGCTTCTCAGTGGCGCTTCCAGCGACACCGGAAAGCTCCAGATCGTCTTCGGCTGCCAGCAGACCTTCAGGAAGCTCACCAGCGAGATCATCGACACACCACGGCGGCGATCCACGTCACACCAGCTCCGGGCCGTCGTGGTGCGACACCGGGAACTGCGACACCGCGAAGCTCGCGCCCGTCACCAGGATGGCCGGCCAGATCTCCCACATCGCCTTTACGCGGCCGGCGGCGAAGGCCAAGATCAGCCAGAACGGCACCAGCAGCGAGAACAGCGGCAGCTGCCGGCCGATCATCGCGGGCCGGCGCCATCAGGTCGTAGCCGTGCACCTTGGCCAGCGTGATCACCGGCGTGCCCAGCGCGCGCCGTAAGGCCACCAGCGCCGTGTTGGCGATCAGCGAGCAGGCCCGAGGCGGCCAGCGGCTGAGAAGCCCAGGCCACCGTGAGGATCGCCCGCCGTCACCACCGCCACCGGCGTGCCGAAGCCGGCCGCCCCCTCGAAGAAGGCGCCGAGGCGAGGCGATGAGCAGCTTCAGCTGCAGCCGGCGGTCACTGCGCAGATGCCGGCGATGAGTCCTGCAGGATCTTGAAGGCTGCCTGCCGTTCTGCTCCGGTCAGCTGGTGCGGGAAGATGATGTTCAGCACGATCCAGCCGATCGGCGGCAGCCCGGTCAGCCCGCCGTAGAGGCCGCGTTGCGCCATCGAGGCCACGGCATGCCGCCCGTAGGCGAACACCGCGATGAAAGCCAGCGCCGCCGCACCAGGCCGAGGCCCGCCGCGATGTGTAGGCCTTGAGGTGCCGAAACGAAACCCCAGCACGAGCATCACCACCACCGGCACCGCGCCGAGCGGGGTGGAAATGAACGCATGTTGCCAGAACGGGTCGTAGACCTGTTGCTGCCAGACCATGGTTTGTCTCGAAGTTTGAAAATCGTCCGGAGCGCATGCAGGAAAGCCGGCCCGGTGTGCGCGCGCGACTTTAGGTTTTGACCCATGGCGAAGGCTGCGTGAGAAGAATCTTCACGCGCCGCGCGTGAGCGTTTTCAGCCCTCGGCAGTTCAAGCTGCAGAGGCGCAGCCAGTCGGCGAAGGCGGCGCATTCCCAGCGCTGCATGGCGCCGGGCTTCCAGCACAGGAAGTGGTGGTGCGGCGAGGCCACCGAGCGTGGCGACAGGCGCACCAGGCGGCCGCTGTCGAGCCATTCATGTCCGAGCTTGAGGCGCAGCAAGGTGATGCCGAAGCCGGCCGCCGCCGCGTCGAGCATCAGGCCGACGTCGTTGAACTGCGCGCCTTCGCGCGGCTCGGGCAGCGCGATGCCGCAGGCAGCGAACCAGGTGTTCCACGGCTCCAGCGGGCTGCGGATCAGGCGGGCGCGGCCCACCTGCTCGAGCGTGTCGAAGCCCTCGAAGGGCCCGGCCTCGTGCAGGTATTCGGGGCTGCAGGCCGGCACGATCTGGTCGACGAGGATGCGCTCCTGCTCGACGCCCGCGTAGGGCCCGCTGCCGTAGCGGATCTCGAGGTCCGCGTCTTCGGCCTTGGTGTCCATCAGCGGGATGGAGACCTGCAGGATCAGCTCGACGTCCGGGTAGGCGTGGCGGAACAGCGCCAGCCGCGGCATCAGCATCTGGCGCGAGAAGGTCGGCGTGACCGCCAGGCGCAGCCGGGTCGTGCCGCTGCCGGCCCCGGGGCCCGGTACCTGCTGCAAGGCCTGGAGGCCCTGGCGCACCTGGACGAGGTAGGCGGCACCTTCCGCGCTGAGCGCGAAATCGCCGCGCGCGAACAGCTTCACGCCGAGCTGCGACTCGAGCTGGCGCATGCGGTGGCTCACCGCGCTGGGCGTGACGTTCAGCTCGGCGGCCGCCAGCGTGACGCTGCGCAGCCGCGCCAGCGCCTCGAAGCTCATCAGGCAGTGGATCGGCGGGATGCGCGGCGGCGCCATGTCAGGGAATCTCGGCCGCCGCGTGGTCCGGCGCGTCGATCGCGTACAGCACGTGGCGGCGCAGCCGGTGGCCGACCGCAAAGCGCGGATGGTCGAACTCGCCTCTCGGCGTCAAGCCGATGCGCTGCATCACCGCCTGCGAGGCCCGGTTGGCCGGCACGGTGAACGACACCACCTGCGGCAGGTGCAGGTGTGCGAAGGCATGGCGCAGCGCCAGCGTGGCCGCCTCGGTGGCGTAGCCGTGGCCCCAGGCGGCGCGGGCCAGCCGCCAGCCGATCTCGTGCGGGTGCGGCGCGATGCCGGGCACGCCGATCTCGAACGGCACCTGCGCGCTCAGCCCCACGAAGCCGGCGAAGCCGATCGCGGGTACGTCCAGCGCCCACAGGCCGAAGCCGTGTCGATCGAAGTGCTCGCGGATGCGCGCCGCCATGGCATCGCTGTCCTCGCGGCTCAGGCGGCCGCTGAGGTGCTGCATGACCTCGGGGTCGTCGTTGAGGGCGGCGAAGGGGGCGAGATCGTCGTCGCGCCAGGGGCGCAACGTGACGCGCTCGCCGTGAAGCACCGTCATCGGGTGCCGGTGAACACCGTCAGCACGCCGGTGTAGCCATAGACGTGGTGGCGGGCGATCTCGCCGGCGGCGAAGAAGCCGACCAGCGGCACGTCGCCCAGCGCCCGCCGCACGATGGCCAGCTCGGCCGACGGCGCGCCGAAATGCGGCCCGCCGCGGCCGGAGCAGCTGACATACACCGCTCCGGCGATGGCGGCGGCACCGGGTTCCGCGGCGGCGGCGTCCGCCACGCCGGCGGCCAGCGGCATCTCCTCGGGCTCGAGCTCCTCGCGGATCTCGGCGCAGATGCGCACCAGGTCGCGCTTCGCCGCCTCGGTGTTGCGCTGGCAGAAGGCCAGCTGCAGGCCCTCGGGCGCGGTGTCGCCGATGGCGATGCCGCGGCGCGCCGGGTCCAGCCCGATCAGGTGGCGCACGCGCGTGTCGGGGCCGAAGGCGCCGCGGTGCGCGGCGCTCACGCCGTCGGCGCGCTCGGCCGGGTCGGACAGGCCGACCAGCGTCTGGCGGATCTGTGGCAGGGCCTCGCGCGGTTCGCGCCCGGCCAGGCCCAGGTCGGCGAGCAGGCAGTCGAGCGCGCCTTCGCCGTCCAGCGTGGTGATGACGTTGTTGGTGGAGCTGGTCACCGTGCGCAGCCGGCCCACCGGCTGGCAGCCCTGCGTGACACGCGACACCAGGGCCGTGCCGGCCGCGAAGGCCACGCCCGACAGGCCACCCTGCAGCACCGTGTCGGCAATGTGCAGCGTGCGGCTGCGCGCCGAGGCGAGGCCGCCGAACAGGTAGCCGGTGGCGGTGCGGTCGCTCATGTCGGCCACCAGCTCGGCCAGGTCCTGCGTGTTCGGGTCGGCGTGAACCTGCGCGGAGTGCGCGGCGAAGCCGGCCAGCGGCGTGGCGCCCGAGAAGACGCGGAACTGCGCTCGCGGCAGCTCGGCGAGCATCACCGACAGCGCCGGCTCGTCGAAGTACTCCACGCCGCAGGCCGCCACGCCGATGCCCACCGCGCCGACCCAGGCCACGCCGGGCCAGTGCTGCTTCAGCTCGGCGAGCAGCGCCTCGGCCTGCGCGGCGTAGTGGTCGGTGAGGTAGACCCAGCCGAGCGTCGGCTCGTACGGGGCGCGCTCGCGCTGCTGTGCCTGCAGCTGCGGCTGCACCATCGCCAGCGCGTAGCGCCAGTCGGGGTGCGTGGCATGGGCCTGCAGGAAGGTCTTCATCGACGCGTTACCGCTTGACTCGCATCAAGGCGCGCCCTTCTTGCGCGAGATCGACTTGCGCGTCGCGGTGCGCGCCGCCGCGCCGGCGCCGCGGGCCACCTTGCCGGGCACCGACGCGGCCTTCTTCATCGTCTGGCTGGCCGCGTCGAAACTCTGCTTGACCATCGTGCCGGCCAGGTTCTTGGCGGCGTCGGTGGCGCTGTCCTTCATCGCCGTGGCCGCCAGCTGGGTGAACTGCTTGGTCAGCGCACCCCACCATTG
Proteins encoded in this window:
- a CDS encoding FIST N-terminal domain-containing protein, with the protein product MKTFLQAHATHPDWRYALAMVQPQLQAQQRERAPYEPTLGWVYLTDHYAAQAEALLAELKQHWPGVAWVGAVGIGVAACGVEYFDEPALSVMLAELPRAQFRVFSGATPLAGFAAHSAQVHADPNTQDLAELVADMSDRTATGYLFGGLASARSRTLHIADTVLQGGLSGVAFAAGTALVSRVTQGCQPVGRLRTVTSSTNNVITTLDGEGALDCLLADLGLAGREPREALPQIRQTLVGLSDPAERADGVSAAHRGAFGPDTRVRHLIGLDPARRGIAIGDTAPEGLQLAFCQRNTEAAKRDLVRICAEIREELEPEEMPLAAGVADAAAAEPGAAAIAGAVYVSCSGRGGPHFGAPSAELAIVRRALGDVPLVGFFAAGEIARHHVYGYTGVLTVFTGTR
- a CDS encoding LysR substrate-binding domain-containing protein, giving the protein MAPPRIPPIHCLMSFEALARLRSVTLAAAELNVTPSAVSHRMRQLESQLGVKLFARGDFALSAEGAAYLVQVRQGLQALQQVPGPGAGSGTTRLRLAVTPTFSRQMLMPRLALFRHAYPDVELILQVSIPLMDTKAEDADLEIRYGSGPYAGVEQERILVDQIVPACSPEYLHEAGPFEGFDTLEQVGRARLIRSPLEPWNTWFAACGIALPEPREGAQFNDVGLMLDAAAAGFGITLLRLKLGHEWLDSGRLVRLSPRSVASPHHHFLCWKPGAMQRWECAAFADWLRLCSLNCRGLKTLTRGA
- a CDS encoding GNAT family N-acetyltransferase, which gives rise to MTVLHGERVTLRPWRDDDLAPFAALNDDPEVMQHLSGRLSREDSDAMAARIREHFDRHGFGLWALDVPAIGFAGFVGLSAQVPFEIGVPGIAPHPHEIGWRLARAAWGHGYATEAATLALRHAFAHLHLPQVVSFTVPANRASQAVMQRIGLTPRGEFDHPRFAVGHRLRRHVLYAIDAPDHAAAEIP
- a CDS encoding FAD-linked oxidase C-terminal domain-containing protein, translated to MGASADRKTRRAEVVGELSAVLPSHALLWHSEDTVPYECDGLTAYRAQPLAVALPETEEQVAAVLRTCHRLNVPVVARGAGTGLSGGALPHKLGVTMSLAKFNKIVSIDRASRTARVQCGVRNLAISEAVAPLGLYYAPDPSSQIACTIGGNVAENSGGVHCLKYGLTLHNVLRVRGFTVEGEAVEFGSEALDAAGLDLMGVLVGSEGMLAVTTEVTVKLVPKPLLARCIMASFDDMRKAGDAVASVIAAGIIPAGLEMMDKPMTAAVEDYVHAGYDLDAEAILLCESDGTPEEVDEEIGRMVEVLQRCGATAISVSEDEAQRLRFWSGRKNAFPASGRISPDYMCMDSTIPRKRLADILLAIQEMEKKYQLRCANVFHAGDGNLHPLILFDANDPDQMHRCELFGADILETSVRMGGTVTGEHGVGVEKLSSMCVQFAPAEREQMLSLKRAFDPKELLNPGKVIPTLHRCAEYG